Sequence from the Cydia splendana chromosome 10, ilCydSple1.2, whole genome shotgun sequence genome:
cacttttctagtagcatttcgtttctgtgagggacgcagctccaacctaacctaacccactttttgtcagcatttcgtttctgtaagggtcgcagttcaaacctaacctaacccacttttttatcagcatttcgtttctgtaagggtcgcagttctaacctaaccttgaccacttatctgatagcagttcgattctgtgaggatcgcagttcaaacctaacccacttttatagtagcatcttgtttctgtaaaggtcgcagttcaaacctaacctaacctaaatttaaaagtggaaaaattactgtcttgggtgagacttgaactcacggcccactggtgaatttccaatatgacttggaactccggtagccatTTCAGAAATGTAACgctcttgcggtagatgtcgctaaggtccccttgacctataatatggtggaaagatttgctggctatagatgaggtcttggtggcgctggagtatcgatccagaggccgtgagttcaagtctcacccaagacagtaatttttccacttttaaatttattctaagcttaatagcatcgttcgcagacgtttctgcttgttaaaaattaaaattaacctaacctacttttctagtaccatttcgattttgtaagggtcgcagtgctaacataacctaacccacataactgatagcagttcaaactgatagcggtttaatctacttttctagtagcataacgaaatgctactagaaaagtaggttaggttagataggtatgcggtgcggggtacggggggttgagcgggaggggctactaaattttggcatcattttactatatttggtaatatgtatacattttttggtaatcatagtggtttatttaggtgaaaatatcgcattaatttggtcttcaagatttggtgatcattaatgatttttggtgatcattcaatatatttggtatctgaatacaatttgaagtgcagtcgtaattaaaacggtggtacctacttttgtatttttaggccttatttttttggtgttcagtaattttttttggtaagcatgatttttttatttagggtacctaagtattttttttggtcattatatttgtagccattatttatttattatttacggtACTGACTTcaatagtaggtactattattagGTATGTGTTATAATTTATTCGGATGAATTCGTGAAGTGACTAATTATGGTTGTataattgcatatttttactaatattttatttttatcatattgTGATCTAATGTTAACTCAATCATTTTACAATACTGTAATCTGTTGGGAATCATTATAATTATCATCTTTGACATGTAAACcggttttttcaaataaatgactatgactatgactatgaagtcaggagtttcgcacccctgacaaAACTTACTTTAACGTATGGGCAAGAAGGTCGTGTTTACATATTTTTGTCAATTTATCCGTGTCGATATTTTAATACCTTGACGGTACTATACCtctagtatttttcaaacaccaAGGATACGGCGACAGGTAGTCATATCCTATCCATAGgtataatttataaccttaaaacgccaaatctcgcaTAATTGTACGACAATGAGATGACATCTGTCTGCGTACCCTCcctgtttgaaaaaaaaaactataggtagAGAACGCGAGCTTTTTGCATACAGACGTTTGCCAAATTTGGACCACTCTCTGACGAAGCACACTAATTTGATGGCAGTTGGTGCAAAGTTGGTAGGTAGATACCTACCCAAACTGGATTTAGTTCCTAACTGTTTGCTTTACGGCACGTAGAAAGGCGCTAACATTTAGGTATGTTTGCGAATTATCAAAGTTAAAATTGTAGATGTAGACACTCACCAATCACCCGGATCCATATGTAAAAACACGCTAAACGTCTCGTCCCCTTGATTTATCTTTACAGTTTTGTCGCCCATCCCGTACTGTTTATCTATGGCCTCTTGTAAGTAATCGCATTTCCTAAAAGCCTTCTTTCGTGCCTTCTCATACTTGCGTTGAGCCCTTAAATTGTTTTTCTCAAACTTTCTCTGTTCCCGTTCCAGGCTCCTTACAAATTTCTTACGTTTACGTTCTTcctttattatctttttgtaGCATATACATTTGTCTGTGTCGAATGGTGCTTTGATGTTGGGAGGTTTTACTGAAGGGATAGAGGGTGGTGTAACTGGTTGCGGGGCTGCTTGCCTCTTTTTTCTTCCTCCCCTCCGCCCTCttggttcatcatcatcatcgtcgtcatcatcatcaaatgCTATTCTTTTCTCCGATGCTTCTATCCTCTTTACTAAAGCCTTTTGGAACTGGATATTTCTCGCGTGCCGCTCTCTTTCTTCATCTACTAGTTTGTCTATACACGTGCAGGCCTTTTGAGGCCTTAATAATTTGTTTGCACATTTTGGAGGTTGCATAGAAAATTCGGCACTACCCGAGGTCGATAACATCCTACAAAAATTAAGTGAGTAAATAATACTAGAATAATGTTGAAAtactaatttattaaataaatgttgGTTACCAACCGTTCACTTTTATCCATTTGAGCCATTTCTTCAGATAGTCAATTTCgctaaatatgtacctacttaattatgaACACACATCCGTTATTAGTCTGATCTTATTTATAGGGATTGCTTAAGTTAATTCCTCATTTCTGGTGGATTTATTTATCCTTTACAATTCATTAAGTTTCTGTACCTAGTATGTAAAAAGCTTTACGTCTTTTCATAATTTTGTCTTTTTTAATCAGGCCTTGTCTTACTTTATAGCATTTGAGCATCTAATGTTTTCATTTAGTGCTTGAACAACATCTGCTTACAAAAGCTCACTTAGCTGTTATTTAAtacaaatatgtgacgtcccacggtcaaaggtaccttatggcgggtatggagttatgcataccccagtaatctacaataaataagctatcgataacacaaaagatcaaccttctaggttgcgtagttacagagatatgattttttgaaaataatgttgtgaaatgagcaactttacgataaagaagttttaagtttagccgcctaaaaaactatgttcctgaagtaagttacatagttgactacaaataataatgccttatatatctgagattaaaaaaatattgcgacttgttctgtaatgcaaatagaaacttttgatatcgactgatttatgtgtatactaaccaatctcttgaaaataaagttttatttcattttcacgattgattgcaatgagctctcaagatttaaattttatctattagaaaacgacactgacagacagtttaagcaaaaaacaataccgatttagaggtgaaaacgtattttctgactttttcatataaaatcacaaaattgaatatttttacttttaatgtgacacacaatcaatttttctgagcacatatgaaagaaattctgtcattcaaatgaaataaatcctaaaaccccaactaaatactatatttaaccccttatgccactttaaacttacataacaataacagtatttgctccatacatttacgaaaaggtaccttatggaaataaatctaataatacatcactacaaaatatcaatcatattatagtttatcttttatgaatagaaaatattaatttacattaaactgcccccaatttaattagttcttcgtcataataatcttaaaaaagaccaataatttgtatgtaatgaaaaggtaccttgtggtcaagttacatgatgaggcatgatgatgatggaacagttaggataaactaataatattttggggttaagatggtataaatcgtctatttcttatcaataatatatttcggttgctattgaagataagcggcattgaggttcaatgacctcagatattccataaggtaatgcgtcgggtattggcatttttcagcaaaccaatggctgatttactgcatgcgaccaaaccaaatgaagattattctagttaagaaagacttgacgagagtaactttggtataatagcagtctacttggatttgtgatgtcggtctatgtacggttataatatttgcgaggcgccccaaccagaactgaaattatcaaattagttttgcagaatgctaatacagttctctaccaaacttcttttcccgtattgattagtttttttgggaattttcaatcttttttccataaggtaccttttctactaaactctgagacgacattactaggcttataactaacttataacaaaaataaaaacaggtaaacaaacgttacgcattaaggtttcagatcacacaataaaaaaaaattgagcattttttcacctctttacaaaacatttaatatctccgaaactagaaaccctcataaggtaccttttcccgtggaacgtcacatatgtatgcaaatatGCAAAATTGTGAGCTTTTTATAGATTGATTCTGGTTTGATTTGTGTTCTTTATTGATGTTGTATGTGTAATAAGATATCAGAAACTACcacgaattttattattatttctgaaaTCTAAGTTACTTTATTTAGGTTTATTCATGTCACTGTGTCACATGTTATGTCATTTGCGACCATAGTCAAGTCAACAAACTAGTAGATTTGTTAACTTCACAgagtttttagagttccgtggCAGATTGTAATGCTGCCTTTCCACCAAAGAATCTTTCCACTGAGGCGGAAATGCGCGGAGATCCATATCTCTTCTTCTTTCTTTTCGAGTGCCAGACTAAgcaatatgtataaatattatgtGACATTAAATTGATCTTTATAACAAATAAGTAGCAACTGATAAGTTAACCAAATAATTTGCAAATAACGAACATTGTAATAGATTTTAAGTACCTAGTATTAAGATATGTaacatgtaaaaatattttttatcaataaatgatCGTATCGTATCGTATCTTCACTCCGCAGGATTATAAACGCATGGATTAATTCCCGTATGTTACCTCTCATTtccgcctcagtggaaaggcagccagCCTCACGTTACGCACGGTCAAATGTgcgtaaagcctgaccaggaatacaGGATCACGCGCCGTTTTGAGGAAATTCACTGGAActatatttttcatactatactgaactgtcatcctatcaatcaatcaatcaaagcatttattttcaggctactaaggcccatagatacataccttacaaactaacatatatgtatatacaattataaaaaacttaaatacaaaaaaatcattttcgtgacgcaattttctgttgcggcgtcacttgctctggtgtagacttcggcagattcccacggaaccgccgaaatatcacacccttcggccagaagtccgtgctcgcgatggcttccagcagcggccgcggcacgcgcaccacaaacgagCTGAAGTGCATGAAATGAcgcgatcgcagctggaacactttCAACTCGTAACGGGTCTTCTTGCGCAGATATTCCACCATATCGTCAGCCGTGGGGGAAAcatgcaggcgcgatacgtatAGCGCTGTATTCGGCGTGGCAGCCCTCAGCCCAGATGCAATATCTGGCTCCGCTGTGCCACACTGGCTCTTGCGAGGCGCCTTGCGCGGCCGCCTCTCCTTCGACGCCTGCGTGAATCCTTTTTCGGCGCGGGGTAGCTTCTCATCTCGTGAAGCAGATTCGGGCACCTTCGGAGGTGCCTTTCTTTGTTTTGCAGCAGCAGCGTAATCGCGGCGAGGAGTCGCTGATGACGGCACGAAGGGGCGCAATGTGCGGGGTGCGGGGGGCGGGCCGGCGGCGGGGACTGGCGTCGCGTCGCTCGTTGCTGACCCAGCATTGCACATAATTGCACGCGCATCACTACACGAGCCCAAGTCAGTGGCCTCGTGTGACCTACATACCGAAACAGTGTCACGGAGTGTCACTACCTCAGTACGAAGTTCACAAATGGTGTTATTGGTCACCTCTAACTTAGACTGCACCTCTGCCAAACTTGTCTTCAGGAATGTTATGTCCTTCAGCAGCCTGGTGACGTCGACGTGATCGAAGGTAACCGGCAGTAACCGGTCCAGCCGCTTCGCAACGAAGGCAGGCACGTCGTCTGGATCGGTCTCCTTGAACAGTTTAATGATGTCCTGGAGACTCTTCACACCCCCATCCCTCCGACGGGATGGCATCTGGTCGGTTTTCCCGAGCGACTGGAAAAGCAGCGCCTTGCCACTGCAAATATCGTCTTCACTAAAACTAGATTTGCAGATCTGCCTGACGCTGACTTCATCCATGGTGTCTATGGCATTCTGTACGAACGCCAGTAACTCGTTCGCTATGAGTTGTTGCGAACCCATTACGAAAAAATACGGGGCAGCGACCTAAGTCGCGCCGATAGCGTATAAAAAGATAATTCAGTATTGTGCAGTAATGCGCGTCCGATTCCAAGCGTGCACAATTCTGCACTCAAGCTATACATAAGAATAATTAaatagcgccctcttgacaatgatcattatgttactggtcaggctttaactTCATATGTCATCGCCATTTTACTCGGTAACTAATATTAAGACATATGATAATGAAATTTCGATTGTAGGTATTTTGTCTGTCGGCAGAAGTTACCGACTACAGGGTAAATATTATCATCATCTTTCTCGCGTTATCCAGGCTTTTTGCCAGGGCTCATGGGAGCTCAGCTTGGTAAAAAATAACGCATCAGTCTAAAAACAGTTCTAACGCAGTATACCTATAATAAATGCAAGACAAACAACATTTTATGACAGACAAAGGTTAATCGGACAATTTAACAAATTATTCAGAAACTaacattttcaaaaaattgGACATCACTCGGCTTCAGGCACACTTCAGGCTAAAGCCATGTTAGAACGTAGGTAACAATGGCGGCGATGATAAATCCGAAAATGTAGAACCAGACGAAGAAAATGTAGAAACATTTCTTGAATTTTGTCCAACATCTGTCTCGTGCATGGCAACCGCTGAAACAAAAATAACATGTTGAACAGCCTCAACATAATGTCAAGATAATGCCTTTTTTCAACACCattttgtagaaaagaaatatAGCCAGCTGTGGCCAGTTCTGTTGTAACTCGCCATATTATTGAACTTCGTTCTATTTTAATATCCATGGAAATGAGGCACAAAAATAATCTTACCATTCAGCTGGATCCATATGTATAAACACGCTATAAGTCTCTTCAGCTTTATCTACAACACCATCTTTGTTCCTTTTAAAGTATCCCTTTTCCATGGCGAGTTGCGTATTCTCACATTTTTTGTAAGCTTTCTGTCGATCTTTTTCGTATTTCTCTTGAGCTCTTATGCTTCGTCTTTCAAATCTTCTTTGTTCTCTTTCCATTATCTTTACAAATGTTTTTCGTTTTCGTTCTTCTATTCTTATTTTTCTTGAGCACCTGCATTTTTTCTCTTTGAATACTTCTTGAGGATCAGGGAATTTGGCCGCAACTTGTTCAGTTTTTACTGCTGGTGAAGCACTAGTTTGAGCTTCCTTCTTTCTCTTTCTCTTTCGTTTTCGTCCTCCTCTAGGTgaatcgtcatcatcatcgtcgTCCAAATAATCATCTAGCGTTAGTCTCCTCTCCGAAGCCTCCAATCTCTTTACTAAAGCCTTTTGAAAAGCGACATTCCACtcttgattttctctttcttctTGTATTAGTTTGTCTATGCCTAAGCAAGGCTTCTGACGTTCAAGATCTTTTCCACAGCGTCGAGGTGGTTCCAAAACAAAATCGCATTCACCGCAAGTCGACAGTGACCTGAAAAAACAATTATAAGTCAAATAGACGAAGATAGTGACCGTTAGGAAGTTGAGAAAGCAAATAGCTATTtactaacagcaacactctGAACTGACCTTAGGTCTTACGTCTTTTCAATATGATTTACGAATTGTTAGTTAATAAAGTATACGATGGTATGGTAACAAGAGATAAATACCATCTACGTGTGTCCATGGCGAATGCAGTGATTGACCACAGTTGCGAAAGAGATTAATCAGAACACAAGTCGACATGTACTCATTCCTATTAATTCGACTCGAAAACTTGAGGTGCTAGAAAATAGAAgtacttatattaaaaaaacttaaatataatatacagatgtaaaattattttccatcgtattttctcggaagcgatcgtatttgtcgtgctacttcagtcaacgccagtactttttgtaccgagactgactgaaatagcaagacacgttcgtacgtttccatgaaatatgatggaaaaaattatacatgcatgtatctgtacctacatattaatattattggCATAATAGTTATTCGTGCATTTTCCGTAGCATTCACCGTGCCCTAGAATATCAAGAATATTTAATTCTATTTTCTATACTTTTCCCATTCTACTATCGGTTATTTTAAGTCAGTATTCTAATTCGTTTTCTTCCACGAAATTAGGTCTCAGCACTCTCAGTGCTTATGTTCTCTGAAACACACCGCAGCGGAAAAGTGGTAATTGTAGTtagcaatgacaaagtgtaatACTACACTGTGTCATTGCTAACTATAATTACCACTTTATCTACCCTTTATCTACATTCTAATCCCGACGACCATATAtacttaaatacctaataaTCATCATCAGCAATAAGATACAATACAGCACATACAAAGCAAGATATTAAAAGCCAGACGCACCTTTATGCTGACATGCAGCTTGTCCAAGAACTTTTTCTTCTCTTCATGCTTTTTACTGTGTTTTAAGAGACTCTGGGTTGTATTTTTCACTCTTTTTACAACTGATGCTTTTGCACTGAGAAATCTTTCTTAAAGTTATTGGTCCCGAAGAACACTAattttgatggttttttttttcagtttttgctacattcaatttaaattgtattatgATTATAGGAAGCCTTCGCGTgacgtgtaattttttttggttattttctAAAGCCTATTAAAGatatattaaagtttatttatttagaagttCCTGTCATTCGTGTCAGTATAACCCATGTCATAATTGTATGTCAGTCGGGATGCTACAAGAAAGGTTCAATATCAGTAGAAAAATTCTGCCTGCCAAAATTGTGCAttgagtcagaccaagaatagtctgcagcggatttgatagcccacgcagtgaaagtgttattttaaacgtcaaacttctatgaaattatgacgtataaatgacacttgcactgcgtgggctatcaaatccgctgcagactttttttggtccgacatTAGTGCATTGTATAGGccacgtgcatgaactatagggggcagcataggagcagtcagatttttggcgcgaggcgtaaatgtgtcgtttatgggTCCGAtctagcccacaagatggcagaacctctactatgcacaaggaatcgtaccgacgagaacggtagacggtatcacttgctttggcaatgtacccatatgtttccgatttagGCCACAAGATCGCAGACCTTCCAACTCGCACGGTCCCTATGATTTGTATCATCTGACCATGTTAGGTAGAAGCTAACTCTGTACCTATAGATTTGGCAGTACTAGGTACTCTTCttcgacctagcgttttcccggcctggcgccagggtccgctttcctgctgcatcctcgggtgtgagattgttctctcccATGttcgctgtcacgacgtccagccagcgcttcttaggcctaccgcgtgatctagggccttggacagtgagattgaggcatctatttccgacgtagtctacCGGTCTGCGGCGTATATGGCCATACCATGGGAGGCGACTTTCCTGCAGCTTATCCGCTACGTCACGGATTCCGAGGCTGCCACGGATGTGTTCGTTACGTATGCGATCTAGTCGCGTAAAGCCACACATCCATCGCAACATCTTCATCTCCGTGACGTGAAGCTGCTGGACATGCCTTCCGAGGACAGGCCAGGTCTCGCTACCATATAGTAGGACTGGTCGGATGATGCTCTTGTACACAAGGCCCTTTAGCTTCACCGGTAACCTGGGGTCGCAGAGGACACCGGTTACTTCTCGCCATTTTGCCCAAGCAGCGCTAATTCGAGCTTGGACGTCGTGATCGATTTCACCCGATTCGTGCAGCATGGACCTTaggtatttgaatttattcgTTTTCACGACAAAATCGTCTCCTACCTTTATGGGGTCGGGGTCCGTGCCGCCACATGCCATGTACTCGGTCTTCGCAACATTTAGTTTCAGACCGCCGTTCTCTAGCGCACCCTTCCATTGGTTCACTTTATCCTCCAGTTTCTGTTTGTCTTCATCTGTCAGTGCAATGTCGTCAGCGTACATCATAAGCCATGGAGATGGTTCGTGGACTTTTGCTGAAACTACATCTAGCACTACGCTGAACAGAAAAGGACTCAGGGCTGAGCCTTGGTGAACACCAACTGTG
This genomic interval carries:
- the LOC134794615 gene encoding uncharacterized protein LOC134794615 is translated as MDTRRWSLSTCGECDFVLEPPRRCGKDLERQKPCLGIDKLIQEERENQEWNVAFQKALVKRLEASERRLTLDDYLDDDDDDDSPRGGRKRKRKRKKEAQTSASPAVKTEQVAAKFPDPQEVFKEKKCRCSRKIRIEERKRKTFVKIMEREQRRFERRSIRAQEKYEKDRQKAYKKCENTQLAMEKGYFKRNKDGVVDKAEETYSVFIHMDPAECGCHARDRCWTKFKKCFYIFFVWFYIFGFIIAAIVTYVLTWL